A window from Megalobrama amblycephala isolate DHTTF-2021 linkage group LG9, ASM1881202v1, whole genome shotgun sequence encodes these proteins:
- the utp23 gene encoding rRNA-processing protein UTP23 homolog — protein MKIKRQKQAKKTITFYKYNFNFREPFQILVDGTFCQAALKNKIQIKEQMPKYLMGEVQFCTTNCALKEVETLKDLYGAKLILQRFQIRKCNHIKDPVPASECLLSMLGETNPHHYFVATQDKELTKALKKIPGVPLIYIILNTMVLDKLSERTLKHVEAVQLGEIVSSPQQKSIQSLKEKEGLGKDGEEKTGKKRKRKSSNPNPLSCLKKKKKNKPMPQQPKKTDGEKKKRSRNRKRRPAGGEKAAVDSNPTTA, from the exons ATGAAGATAAAACGTCAGAAGCAAGCGAAGAAAACCATCACTTTCTACAAGTATAACTTTAACTTTAGGGAGCCTTTCCAAATATTAGTCGATGGGACGTTTTGTCAAGCGGCTTTAAAGAATAAGATTCAAATCAAAGAGCAAATGCCAAAGTATCTGATGGGAGAAGTTCAGTTCTGCACCACAAA CTGCGCACTGAAGGAAGTTGAAACCCTCAAAGACCTCTATGGAGCAAAACTCATCTTACAGAGGTTTCAGATCAGGAAATGCAATCACATAAAAGATCCGGTTCCTGCATCAGAGTGTTTGTTGTCAATGCTTGGAGAGACAAATCCACACCATTACTTCGTTGCAACTCAG GATAAAGAGTTGACGAAAGCCCTGAAGAAGATCCCTGGGGTTCCCCTGATCTACATTATCCTCAACACCATGGTGTTAGACAAGCTGTCCGAACGAACGCTGAAGCACGTTGAAGCTGTCCAGCTGGGCGAGATCGTCAGCTCACCACAACAGAAGAGCATCCAGAGTCTGAAAGAGAAGGAAGGCCTCGGCAAAGACGGCGAGGAGAAGACGGGCAAAAAACGCAAGAGGAAATCCAGCAATCCCAACCCGCTCAGCTgcctgaagaagaagaagaagaacaaacCAATGCCTCAGCAGCCCAAAAAGACAGACGGAGAGAAAAAGAAGCGGAGTAGAAATAGGAAGCGAAGGCCGGCTGGAGGAGAGAAGGCAGCGGTCGACTCCAATCCCACGACTGCTTAG